From a region of the Candidatus Auribacterota bacterium genome:
- a CDS encoding glycosyltransferase family 2 protein, with translation MSQKTECRVTVIIPNYNGEKLLPTCLNSLAGQRYRDFSTLVVDNGSTDGSLRLLGERYPHVAVTRFDENRGFAAAANAGIARARGELIALLNNDTEAHPEWLGELVAALDRRPNAAFCASKMIDFANRSVIDSAGNCYATNGRSLPRGFLAEDAGQYGREEEIFGACAGAALYRWSLFEAIGLFDERLVSYKEDVDLDFRAQLRGLRCLYVPGAICYHIGGATTGRRKSDLAVRLSTRNSVTVFIKNMPAPLLPRALPRLLFDLFFQLGYQILRGRQAWPFIRGLLGAVPHFPHAIGERRRIQVRARFDTEYLRGLFRDGDAEVACYRKRCRMKRLRDRG, from the coding sequence ATGAGTCAAAAAACGGAGTGCCGGGTAACCGTCATTATCCCAAACTATAATGGGGAGAAGCTGCTCCCTACCTGCCTCAACTCGCTCGCCGGGCAACGCTACCGTGATTTTAGCACTCTCGTGGTCGATAACGGTTCGACTGACGGCTCGCTCCGGCTCCTGGGGGAGCGGTACCCCCATGTCGCCGTGACGCGATTCGACGAGAACAGGGGTTTTGCGGCAGCCGCAAACGCTGGCATCGCCCGTGCGCGGGGCGAGCTCATCGCCCTGCTCAACAATGATACGGAGGCCCATCCCGAATGGCTGGGGGAGCTCGTCGCCGCACTCGACAGGCGCCCTAATGCCGCCTTCTGCGCATCCAAAATGATTGACTTCGCGAACCGTTCCGTCATTGACAGCGCCGGGAACTGTTACGCGACGAATGGCCGCTCCCTGCCGCGCGGGTTCCTCGCGGAAGACGCGGGCCAGTATGGGAGGGAAGAGGAGATTTTCGGGGCATGCGCGGGCGCGGCGCTCTACCGCTGGTCGCTTTTCGAGGCGATCGGCCTCTTTGATGAGCGCCTTGTCTCATACAAGGAGGATGTCGATCTGGACTTCCGGGCGCAGCTGAGGGGGCTCCGCTGCCTCTACGTCCCCGGTGCGATATGCTACCATATCGGTGGAGCCACCACCGGCAGGCGGAAGAGCGATCTCGCGGTGCGCCTCAGCACGCGCAACAGTGTGACGGTGTTCATAAAGAATATGCCCGCGCCGCTGCTCCCCCGCGCGCTCCCGCGCCTGCTCTTTGATCTATTCTTCCAGCTCGGGTATCAGATCCTGAGAGGCCGCCAGGCATGGCCATTCATCAGGGGCCTTCTCGGCGCGGTCCCACACTTCCCCCACGCGATTGGCGAAAGGAGACGGATTCAGGTCCGCGCGCGATTTGACACCGAGTACCTGAGAGGCCTCTTCCGTGACGGGGACGCCGAGGTAGCGTGCTACCGGAAACGGTGCCGCATGAAGCGGTTGAGAGATCGAGGTTGA
- a CDS encoding DUF2723 domain-containing protein → MWKTRVAGALSFLLPLCVYSRTLLPTVGGYGDTAKFQFAGRTLALTHPSGFPVYLWITHLASYVPIGDLAYRANLVSALCGALTVYFLFRILLQIPLSPMIALGATLLFAVSSTFWSVSLIAEVYTLNALFMASVISLLWKWREGGRSWYFEFACVLYALSLGNHLVTSIVFPAAVYWIILAREKFRAEDRYAARAALFLSAAVIPYLWLYLRFGQTVIYREGSIGSLGEFLGFVTGSSFASCRFPLTLRELVRNAGPIYGSFLRSQYGVLAIFIGVIGLGRLWRSARDKAIFLMIVFADDLIISLNGAGSEIPIYYIPSYLIFAIWIGCAFMPLSGRSRETRGGGGARLLASIFLCAYALRLFYDHLPLVDLHKITFYGDFANKVLKSVTPGSVVLSPNYNWTEAYLYKLLGEGVRRGENVLVLHYWEPGKMRDYLSGRSISPFFYEAPRPMPEKMRVFLHALSLRDPRISELSSRGFDLKPVVEHRSALARSLKEVPQGQLLLLSMRDEGIAILNDDSYDALRSLGVKAAVSKGILSGWGLAAILTRSEGKLVGLQVNRFKPVRLFIHEGEAIPGTGIFAPASLLVESRGVGRGDLSLIAVGGEQIQRGRHGLNFVYVDARSGKVIASGNIPPSELHTLRESFLLEVVSRADAGGSPSSPSL, encoded by the coding sequence ATGTGGAAGACAAGGGTGGCGGGTGCGCTCAGCTTTTTGCTCCCCCTGTGTGTCTACTCAAGAACGCTTCTGCCGACCGTCGGCGGTTACGGTGACACGGCGAAATTTCAATTCGCGGGGAGGACCCTCGCCCTCACGCATCCGTCTGGATTCCCGGTGTATCTCTGGATCACCCACCTGGCGTCGTACGTGCCCATCGGCGATCTGGCCTACAGGGCAAATCTCGTCTCCGCGCTCTGCGGGGCCCTGACCGTCTATTTCCTGTTCAGGATACTCCTCCAGATACCGCTCTCCCCGATGATCGCGCTCGGGGCGACGCTCTTGTTCGCCGTCAGCTCGACCTTCTGGTCGGTTTCCCTCATCGCCGAGGTGTACACCCTCAATGCGCTCTTCATGGCGTCCGTCATCTCGCTCCTCTGGAAGTGGCGGGAGGGGGGAAGGAGCTGGTATTTCGAGTTCGCCTGCGTGCTCTACGCCCTCAGTCTCGGCAACCATCTGGTCACCTCGATCGTATTCCCCGCGGCGGTGTACTGGATCATACTGGCCAGGGAAAAGTTCCGCGCTGAAGACAGGTACGCGGCGCGCGCCGCCCTCTTTCTCTCGGCGGCGGTCATCCCCTACCTCTGGCTCTATCTACGATTTGGGCAAACGGTGATTTACCGGGAGGGGTCAATCGGCTCGCTCGGGGAATTTCTCGGCTTCGTCACGGGGAGCTCCTTTGCCTCCTGCCGCTTCCCCCTCACGCTCAGGGAGCTGGTCCGTAACGCGGGGCCGATATATGGCAGTTTCTTGCGCAGCCAGTACGGCGTTCTCGCGATATTCATCGGTGTGATCGGCCTCGGCAGGCTCTGGCGGAGCGCCCGTGACAAGGCAATCTTCTTAATGATCGTATTCGCGGACGATCTGATCATCAGTCTTAATGGCGCCGGTAGCGAAATCCCGATCTACTACATCCCCTCGTATCTCATCTTCGCAATATGGATCGGCTGCGCGTTCATGCCATTGAGCGGGCGAAGCCGAGAGACGAGGGGTGGCGGCGGGGCGCGCCTCCTCGCTTCGATCTTTCTGTGCGCGTACGCCCTGCGGCTCTTCTATGATCACCTCCCCCTTGTGGATCTTCATAAAATAACCTTTTACGGCGACTTCGCGAACAAGGTATTGAAATCTGTTACCCCCGGGAGCGTCGTCCTCTCGCCAAATTATAACTGGACCGAGGCGTACCTGTATAAGCTGCTGGGTGAGGGCGTGCGCCGCGGGGAGAACGTGCTCGTGCTGCATTACTGGGAGCCGGGGAAGATGAGGGATTATCTCTCGGGCCGTTCGATCTCTCCGTTTTTTTATGAGGCGCCGCGCCCGATGCCGGAGAAGATGCGTGTGTTTCTGCACGCGCTCTCGCTGAGGGACCCGCGCATATCCGAACTGTCCTCCAGGGGGTTTGACCTGAAGCCTGTGGTGGAACACCGGAGCGCTCTTGCCCGTTCATTGAAAGAGGTGCCTCAGGGCCAGTTGTTGCTACTCTCCATGCGCGACGAAGGGATTGCGATACTGAACGACGACTCGTATGACGCGCTGAGGTCTCTGGGCGTGAAAGCGGCGGTGAGCAAAGGGATACTGTCGGGATGGGGGCTTGCCGCGATCCTCACGCGCAGCGAGGGAAAACTCGTCGGGCTCCAGGTGAACCGGTTCAAACCGGTGCGGCTCTTCATCCATGAGGGAGAGGCAATTCCCGGGACCGGAATCTTCGCGCCGGCGAGCCTCCTCGTGGAGAGCCGCGGTGTGGGGCGGGGAGATCTGAGCCTGATTGCTGTCGGGGGGGAGCAAATCCAGCGCGGCCGCCATGGCCTCAATTTCGTATATGTTGACGCACGCTCCGGGAAGGTGATCGCCTCCGGCAACATACCGCCT